The Styela clava chromosome 10, kaStyClav1.hap1.2, whole genome shotgun sequence genome window below encodes:
- the LOC144428085 gene encoding cuticlin-6-like isoform X3 produces the protein MTYALRSMLHRRNGNRKKIPDVVLVVTDERAQDDVKRPARALRKADVLTFALGITPTTGKLNMEQLQEIAGANLDFSSQTMVLKI, from the exons ATGACATATGCATTAAGGAGCATGCTGCATCGGCGGAATGGAAACAGAAAGAAAATACCCGACGTTGTTCTTGTTGTCACCGATGAAAGAGCTCAAGATGATGTAAAAAGACCAGCAAGAGCACTAAGAAAAGCTGATGTACTG ACATTTGCTCTCGGAATCACGCCGACAACTGGAAAACTTAACATGGAGCAGCTCCAAGAAATAGCTGGAGCAAATCTAGACTTCTCCTCGCAAACGATGGTTTTGAAAATCTAA